The following are encoded in a window of bacterium genomic DNA:
- the tyrS gene encoding tyrosine--tRNA ligase: MDIKKQLEIIKRGTEEIISEEELINKLKKSRGGDTPPLRVKFGADPTTPDIHLGHTVVLRKLKQFQDLGHKIVFLIGDFTATIGDPSGRSVTRPPMSKEDVEKNAKTYVSQIGKILDLSKIEIVYNGDWLNKMNFSDVVKLASHYTVARMLERDDFCNRYKKEEPISVHEFLYPLAQGYDSVELKADIEIGGTDQKFNLLVGRALQKEYGQEPQVVLTLPLLEGTDGVRKMSKSYGNYIGINEPPREIYGKIMSVSDELMMKYYKLLTDVPQEELDELNDQMKEGAMNPKFIKSRLAKLIITDYYPEEEADKAEIEFNEIFAKKGRPDEIAEFRISHSGTNLLVDIMVKSGLASSKSEARRLVEQGGVSIDGTKMTDEKFDIGKLAGANNYSPLLKVGKRKFLKLIIKD; this comes from the coding sequence ATGGACATTAAAAAACAACTGGAAATAATTAAACGCGGCACTGAAGAAATAATTTCCGAAGAGGAACTTATTAATAAATTAAAGAAAAGCAGGGGCGGGGATACCCCGCCCCTGCGGGTCAAATTCGGCGCTGATCCGACAACGCCGGACATTCATCTAGGGCATACTGTGGTCTTGCGGAAATTAAAACAATTTCAGGACTTAGGCCATAAGATTGTTTTTTTGATAGGTGATTTTACGGCCACAATAGGCGATCCAAGCGGAAGGTCCGTAACACGCCCGCCTATGTCAAAAGAAGATGTGGAGAAAAACGCGAAAACTTATGTCAGCCAAATAGGTAAAATACTGGATTTAAGTAAAATCGAAATTGTTTATAACGGTGACTGGCTAAACAAAATGAACTTCAGCGATGTTGTTAAACTGGCCTCGCATTATACAGTCGCGAGAATGCTCGAAAGGGATGATTTCTGCAACAGGTATAAAAAAGAAGAGCCGATAAGCGTGCATGAATTTTTATATCCTTTGGCGCAGGGCTATGATTCCGTGGAATTAAAAGCTGATATTGAAATTGGCGGGACGGACCAGAAATTTAATTTACTTGTCGGGCGCGCGCTGCAGAAGGAATATGGACAGGAACCGCAGGTTGTTCTGACACTGCCTTTACTGGAAGGCACAGACGGTGTTCGTAAGATGAGTAAAAGCTATGGAAATTATATAGGGATAAATGAACCCCCGAGGGAAATATACGGAAAGATAATGTCTGTTTCAGATGAACTTATGATGAAGTATTACAAATTATTGACCGATGTCCCCCAAGAAGAATTGGATGAATTAAATGACCAGATGAAAGAAGGCGCGATGAATCCTAAATTTATAAAAAGCAGGCTCGCAAAACTTATAATAACCGATTATTATCCGGAAGAAGAAGCGGACAAGGCTGAGATAGAATTCAACGAAATATTCGCTAAAAAAGGCCGGCCGGATGAAATTGCGGAATTCAGAATATCCCATAGCGGAACTAATTTGCTGGTTGATATTATGGTAAAAAGCGGGCTTGCTTCGAGCAAAAGTGAAGCAAGAAGGCTTGTCGAGCAGGGCGGGGTAAGTATTGACGGGACAAAAATGACAGATGAAAAATTTGATATTGGAAAATTGGCAGGGGCGAATAATTATTCACCCCTGCTGAAAGTTGGTAAAAGGAAATTTTTAAAATTAATAATAAAAGATTAA
- a CDS encoding alanine--glyoxylate aminotransferase family protein — translation MKKNYLLTPGPTAVPPEVALEMARPIIHHRTPVYVELFKKVNESLKAVFRTKQEVYVLTSSGTGAMEAAVVNTLSAGDTVLVIKGGKFGERWGKIAEAYGVNVIYMDVEWGKAVNPDDIKKHLQDNKAIKAVFTTLVETSTGARTDIKAVGNIVKDTDAILVVDAISGLGAEEFHTDDWHVDIAVTGSQKALMLPPGLAFISVSRKAWKMAEKSKLPKFYYSLKKAKKSLEDGETPFTSAISLVIGLNKSLSMILEEGLDNVVKRHEKMGKAVREAAKAMGLELFAPDAPSNAVTPVKVPAGIDCGVFIKKLKSKYDVTIIGGQDHVKGKIFRIAHLGYMDVFDIVIAISAIEMVLFEMGYKLELGKGTGAAQKILMV, via the coding sequence ATGAAGAAGAACTATTTATTAACGCCGGGGCCGACAGCGGTTCCGCCGGAAGTCGCTCTGGAAATGGCAAGGCCGATAATTCATCACCGGACACCGGTTTATGTCGAACTTTTCAAGAAAGTAAATGAATCATTAAAGGCTGTTTTCAGGACAAAACAGGAAGTTTATGTTTTAACTTCGTCAGGCACCGGCGCGATGGAAGCGGCGGTAGTAAATACCCTTTCAGCCGGAGACACCGTTCTTGTGATAAAGGGCGGAAAATTTGGAGAGAGATGGGGAAAAATAGCGGAAGCTTACGGCGTGAATGTTATTTATATGGATGTGGAATGGGGCAAGGCGGTCAATCCGGATGATATTAAAAAACATTTACAGGATAATAAAGCCATAAAGGCTGTTTTTACAACCCTGGTTGAAACTTCTACCGGCGCGAGGACGGATATCAAGGCTGTTGGGAACATAGTTAAAGATACAGACGCGATACTTGTTGTTGATGCTATCAGCGGGCTTGGTGCTGAAGAATTCCATACAGATGACTGGCATGTTGATATTGCTGTAACAGGTTCTCAAAAAGCTTTAATGCTGCCTCCCGGCCTGGCGTTTATTTCAGTAAGCAGGAAGGCGTGGAAAATGGCTGAAAAATCTAAACTGCCTAAATTTTATTATAGTTTAAAAAAGGCTAAAAAATCTCTGGAAGACGGGGAAACACCTTTCACCTCGGCAATTTCTCTTGTTATCGGCTTAAATAAGTCTTTGTCGATGATCCTGGAAGAGGGCCTGGATAATGTGGTTAAAAGGCACGAAAAAATGGGAAAGGCTGTCCGTGAGGCGGCTAAGGCAATGGGTTTGGAACTTTTTGCGCCTGATGCCCCGAGCAATGCCGTAACACCTGTAAAGGTCCCGGCGGGAATTGACTGCGGTGTATTTATCAAAAAATTGAAGAGCAAATACGATGTTACGATAATCGGCGGCCAGGACCATGTAAAAGGTAAAATATTCAGAATAGCCCATCTTGGGTATATGGATGTGTTTGATATAGTAATCGCGATTTCCGCGATTGAGATGGTGCTTTTTGAAATGGGATACAAACTTGAATTGGGGAAAGGGACAGGTGCGGCGCAAAAGATTCTAATGGTTTAA